CGGCCTTCTGTAGGCCCGGTACCGGGTAAACAGACGACCCAAAATAAGTGAGCAACCTGCATGTCTACATCCATACAGAGCAACAGCGCGGTGCTTGTGCACTTTACGCTGAAGCTTGAAGACGGCTCCACGGCGGAGTCCAGCCGCAACAGCGGCAAACCCGCGCTGTTTCGCCTGGGCGACGGCTCGCTGTCGCAGGGCCTGGAGCGCGAGTTGCTCGGTCTGCATGCCGGCGACAAAAAAGCGTTTACGCTCCTGCCGGAAGACGCGTTCGGCACACCGAGCCCGGATCTCATCCAGTACTTCTCCCGCCGCGAGTTTATCGATGCGGGCGAGCCGGACATCGGCGCGATTATGCTCTTTACCGCAATGGACGGCAGCGAAATGCCGGGCGTCATCCGTGAAATCAACGGCGACTCCATCACGGTGGATTTCAACCATCCGCTCGCCGGACATACCCTTCATTTTGATATAGACGTGCTGGAAATCGATCCGGCGCTGGAGAGTTCTGATGCAGATCCTGTTGGCTAACCCGCGCGGCTTCTGCGCAGGCGTGGACCGCGCTATCAGCATTGTGGAAAACGCGCTGGCGATTTACGGCGCGCCTATCTACGTTCGTCATGAAGTGGTGCATAACCGCTACGTCGTGGACAGCCTGCGCGAGCGCGGCGCGATTTTTATCGAGCAAATCAGCGAAGTGCCGGATGGCGCGATCCTGATTTTCTCCGCCCACGGCGTCTCGCAGGCGGTTCGCAATGAAGCGAAAAGCCGCGATCTGACGGTGTTTGACGCTACCTGCCCGCTGGTGACCAAAGTGCATATGGAAGTGGCGCGCTCCAGCCGCCGTGGCGAAGAAGCCATTCTTATCGGCCACGCCGGACACCCGGAAGTGGAAGGGACGATGGGCCAGTACAGCAACCCGGAAGGGGGCATGTATCTGGTGGAATCGCCGGAAGATGTCTGGAAAATTACCGTAAAGGATGAAAATAATCTCTCCTTTATGACCCAGACGACGCTGTCGGTGGATGATACTTCAGAGGTGATCGACGCGCTGCGCAGCCGTTTCCCGAAAATCGTCGGCCCGCGTAAAGATGACATCTGCTACGCCACCACCAACCGTCAGGAAGCCGTGCGCGCGCTGGCGGAGCAGGCGGACGTGGTGTTAGTGGTGGGGTCGAAAAACTCCTCCAACTCCAACCGTCTGGCGGAGCTGGCCCAGCGTATGGGCAAAACGGCCTATCTTATCGACGACGCCAACGACATTCAGGAAGCCTGGGTCAAAACCGCCGCCTGTGTGGGCGTGACCGCGGGCGCCTCGGCGCCGGATGTTCTGGTGCAGAACGTCATCACGCGCCTGAAAGCGCTTGGCGGCAGCGACGCCCACGAGCTGACCGGTCGCGAAGAAAACATCGTTTTCGAAGTGCCGAAGGAGCTGCGCATCGACGCGCGCGAAGTGCAGTAATTTTTTACGCGCGTACCAGAACAGCATGCCGGACGGTGAAGATCGTCCGGCATTTTTTTATCCTGACGGCAGGCCGGACAACAAGGAACGCTCATGACAAAAACGCCGATTATTCTCGATACCGATCCCGGCATTGACGATGCCGTGGCTATCGCCGCCGCGCTGTTTTCGCCCGCGCTGGATTTACAGCTCATCACCACTGTCGCAGGCAATGTGTCCCTGGAGAAAACGACCCGCAACGCGCTGCAACTGCTGCATTTCTGGGACGCTGACGTGCCGGTGGCGCAGGGGGCCGTCACGCCGCTGGCGCGCCCGCTGCGCGATGCCGCGTCGGTGCACGGCGAATCGGGGATGGAGGGTTACGAATTTATCGAACACGACCGGCTGACGCTCGACGTTCCGGCGTTTCAGGCGATTTACGAACGCCTGACGGCCGCCACGGAGCCGCTGACGCTCGTCACCATCGGGCCGCTGACCAATATCGCGCTGCTGCTGACGCACTATCCGGCATGTAAAGCGAAAATCAAACGGCTGGTGATGATGGGCGGCTCGGCAGGGCGCGGCAACTTTACCCCCAACGCCGAGTTTAATATCGCCATCGATCCGGAAGCCGCCGCGCGGGTATTTGAAAGCGGCATTGAGATAGTGATGTGCGGGCTGGATGTCACCAACCAGGCGGTGCTCACGCCTGATTATCTCGCGGCATTGCCCTCGCTTAACCGCACCGGGAAAATGCTGCACGCGCTGTTCAGCCATTACCGCAGCGGCAGCATGACGACGGGCCTGCGTATGCACGATCTCTGCGCCATCGCCTGGCTGGTTAAGCCTGAGCTGTTTACGCTTAAACCCTGTTTTGTGGCGGTGGAGACGCGCGGCGACTACACGTCGGGCGCCACGGTGGTGGATATTGAAGGAAAGTTAAACCAGCCTGCGAACGTGCAGGTCGCGCTCGGTATCGACGTGGCCGCGTTTCGCGACTGGGTCGCGCAGACGCTCACGCTGGCGCCTTAGCAGAGCTTTTCCGTCAGGTAGTCGATAAGCGCCCGGATTTTGGCGGGCATATGGCGGCTCGTCGACCACAACAGCCAGAGCCTGCCGGAATAGCTGCT
This DNA window, taken from Cronobacter universalis NCTC 9529, encodes the following:
- the fkpB gene encoding FKBP-type peptidyl-prolyl cis-trans isomerase: MSTSIQSNSAVLVHFTLKLEDGSTAESSRNSGKPALFRLGDGSLSQGLERELLGLHAGDKKAFTLLPEDAFGTPSPDLIQYFSRREFIDAGEPDIGAIMLFTAMDGSEMPGVIREINGDSITVDFNHPLAGHTLHFDIDVLEIDPALESSDADPVG
- the ispH gene encoding 4-hydroxy-3-methylbut-2-enyl diphosphate reductase, which translates into the protein MQILLANPRGFCAGVDRAISIVENALAIYGAPIYVRHEVVHNRYVVDSLRERGAIFIEQISEVPDGAILIFSAHGVSQAVRNEAKSRDLTVFDATCPLVTKVHMEVARSSRRGEEAILIGHAGHPEVEGTMGQYSNPEGGMYLVESPEDVWKITVKDENNLSFMTQTTLSVDDTSEVIDALRSRFPKIVGPRKDDICYATTNRQEAVRALAEQADVVLVVGSKNSSNSNRLAELAQRMGKTAYLIDDANDIQEAWVKTAACVGVTAGASAPDVLVQNVITRLKALGGSDAHELTGREENIVFEVPKELRIDAREVQ
- the rihC gene encoding ribonucleoside hydrolase RihC, with translation MTKTPIILDTDPGIDDAVAIAAALFSPALDLQLITTVAGNVSLEKTTRNALQLLHFWDADVPVAQGAVTPLARPLRDAASVHGESGMEGYEFIEHDRLTLDVPAFQAIYERLTAATEPLTLVTIGPLTNIALLLTHYPACKAKIKRLVMMGGSAGRGNFTPNAEFNIAIDPEAAARVFESGIEIVMCGLDVTNQAVLTPDYLAALPSLNRTGKMLHALFSHYRSGSMTTGLRMHDLCAIAWLVKPELFTLKPCFVAVETRGDYTSGATVVDIEGKLNQPANVQVALGIDVAAFRDWVAQTLTLAP